cgcgttcactgcGAACCCCCCCGCCCGCTGCCTTTTTAAATGGCCTTTATTTATCAgccttgaacactaaattccatcCGCGCCCCCAGCCTCATAAATTGACCTGTCAATGagattaaaaatcatgttttattgtgtaattctttgtgaatattattctGGACACTTAGGCTCATTTACAAATGTTTAATCACTTATTAGCAAATGGATAGATGACCTAAAGGTTTAGATCTACGTTGGACGTCCCAAAATTTGTACACTTGGGTGCCTGACactattatatgctttaattccaGGTCTGtcccaagttagattattttgtatatttgtttcagaatgcttcaatctatgataacttcattgcaaaaggatttgagtataggagcagggaggttctactgcaattgtacagggtcttggtgagaccacacctggagtattgcgtacatttttggtctcccaatctgaggaaggacattattgccatagagggagtgcagagacggttcaccagactgattcctgggatgtccggactgtcttatgaagaaagactggatagacttggtttatactctctagaatttaggagattgagatgggatcttatagaaacttacaaaattcttaaggggttggacaggctagatgcaggaagattgttcacgatgttggggaagtccaggacaagggtcacagcttaaggataagggggaaatcctttaaaaccgagatgagaagaactttttttttcacacagagagtggtgaatctctggaactatctgacacagagggtagttgaggccagttcattggctatatttaagagggagttagatgttgggcccttgtggcgaaggggatcagggggtatggagagaaggcaggtacgggatactgagttggctgatcagccatgatcatattgaatggcgaatggtgcaggctcgaagggccgaatggcctctactcctgcacctaatttctatgtttctatgtttctaactgaaaatttcattcagttctgttaatttttaagaaggttatgggcttttgactgttcaggatcacagctttttttgttatgcCATAGAAAATCATAGGGAACAAGATCAAAAATTTTCCGTAAATATGAAAATGGCCAGCAACTTTTTTTTATACTTGAGATatggtgactagtgggggtgccttcagggatctgtgttcctttgtcctttgttgtttgtcatgtacatcaatgatctggatgaaggtgtggtaaattggattagcccAGTTATTTCAGATGATTCGGTAATAGAGcaaatgttgtggataatgaagaggatttccaaaagcgacagagtgatttaggccatttggaaaaatggtctgaaagatggcagatggaatttaatgctgataaatgtgaggtgctacaccttggcaggacaaatcaaaataggacgtacatggtaaatggtagggaattgaagaatacagttgaagagagggatctgggaataaccgtgcatagttccttgaaggtggaatctcatatggatagggtggtaaacaaaacatttggtatgctagcctctaTAAATCAGAGcagtgagtatagaagctgggatgtaatgttaaaattgtacaaggcattggtgagaccaaatctggagtatggtgtacaattttggtcgtccaattataggaaggatgtcaacaaaatagagagagtacagaggagatttactagaatgttgcatgggtttcagcaactaagttacagagataggttgaataagttagggctttattctctggagcgcagaaggtcaagggaggacctgatagaggtctttaaaatgatgagagggatagacagagttgatgtggacaagctttggtCCCCTTCAAATGGAATAGTGGAGAGATTCTATGGCCTcaagttctgtggcagagagttccagagattcaccactctctgtgtgaaaaaagttcttcccatctcggttttaaaggattcccctttatccttaagctgtgaccccttgtcctgacttccccaacatcgggaacaatcttcctgcatctagcctgtccaaccccttaagaattttgtacgtttctataagatcccctctcaatcttctaaattctagagagtataaaccaagtctatccagtctttcttcataagacagtcctgacatcccaggaatcagtctggtgaaccgtctctgcactccctctatggcaagaatgtccttcctcagatttggagaccaaaactgtacgcaatactccaggtgtggtctcaccaagaccctgtacaactgcagtagaccctctctgctcctatactcaaatccttttgcaatgaagttatcatagaactagaggacatgacttcagaattaagggacagaagtttaagggtaacatgagggggaacttctttactcagagagtggtagcggtgtggaatgagcttccagtggaagtggtggaggcaggttcgttggtatcatttaaaaataaattggataggcatatggatgagaagggaatggaaggttatggtatgagtgcaggcaggtgggactaaggggaaaaaaagttgttcggcacggacttgtagggccgagatggcctgtttccgtgctgtaattgttatatggttatatggtttatctgatgggataaattgcagacttgattttttaaatctcaagattttgtaacattgctatctatAACACCCGCTGACGTGCGATTTTTGTCCCCCACGCAGGAAGACGAGCAGAAGATCGAGTACCGCGCGTGGAACCCGTTCCGTTCCAAGCTGGCGGCCGCCATCTTAGGAGGCATCGATCAGATCCACATCAAGCCCAACGCAAAGGTGTTGTACCTGGGCGCCGCCTCGGGCACCACCGTTTCGCACGTCTCCGACATTCGTGGGGCCGGTGAGTTGACCCCCCGTGACCCTCCCGGGGaaagtgtggggcagcgcaaggcccggtgcggggaccagcagtgactagtgtgtggggcagcgcaaggcccggtgcggggaccagcagtgactagtgtggggcagcgcaaggcccggtgcggggaccagcagtgactagtgtggggcagcgcaaggcccggtgcggggaccagcagtgactagtggggcagcgcaaggcccggtgcggggaccagcagtgactagtgggggcagCGCAagggcccggtgcggggaccagcagtgactagtggggcagcgcaaggcccggtgcggggaccagcagtgactagtgtggggcagcgcaaggcccggtgcggggaccagcagtgactagtgtggggcagcgcaaggcccggtgcggggaccagcagtgactagtgtggggcagcgcaaggcccggtgcggggaccagcagtgactagtgtggggcagcgcaaggcccggtgcggggaccagcagtgactagtgtggggcagcgcaaggcccggtgcggggaccagcagtgactagtgtggggcagcgcaaggcccggtgcggggaccagcagtgactagtgtggggcagcgcaaggcccggtgcggggaccagcagtgactagtgtggggcagcgcagggcccggtgcggggaccagcagtgactagtgtggggcagcgcaaggcccggtgcggggaccagcagtgactagtgtggggcagcgcaaggcccggtgcggggaccagcagtgactagtggggcagcgcaaggcccggtgcggggaccagcagtgactagtgtggggcagcgcaaggcccggtgcggggaccagcagtgactagtgtggggcagcgcaaggcccggtgcggggaccagcagtgactagtgtggggcagcgcaaggcccggtgcggggaccagcagtgactagtgtggggcagcgcaaggcccggtgcggggaccagcagtgactagtgtggggcagcgcaaggcccggtgcggggaccagcagtgactagtgtggggcagcgcaaggcccggtgcggggaccagcagtgactagtgtggggcagcgcaaggcccggtgcggggaccagcagtgactagtgtggggcagcgcaaggcccggtgcggggaccagcacttgactagtgtggggcagcgggttatcccctttggtggtgcaagaacaggaaggcagattattaatcggaatggtgtcaagttgggaaaaggggatctgggggtccttgttcatcagtctatgaaagtaagcatgcaggtacagcaggcagtgaagaaagccaatggcatgtttgtctgttgtctgggtgtgtgtgtctgatcTCAACGGGGACTCTAGCAGTTACTCTCTGATGAGCGCAGGCCTAGAggcggggggaggagagtgaCAGAGtgggtcagagtcaaagcccgGTGAGACAGACGGGTCGTAACTGGGTCTCATGTGAgacacagagaggagagagagggaggttgagtggggtgggggattcccaggtgggggggggggaaggatggtGTGTGGGAAGTGGAGGATGCTAGGCAAGCGTCAGCAAATCCTCTCTCTCAGGGGTCCcaggcctgtccctccctctccctctctctctctctcacctctctctctagtgcactctcccctccttctcggTCCCTCTCCCCCCTATTGGGGGATCCCCCCTGTCCCGgttgctctctctcctctctaggTCTCCTCCCAGCTCTCTCTACTGCTCTCCTCTCCACGCTCTCCCTCTAACACACCagtcatcccccctctctccctccagcaTCCaatactctccctctctctctctccctcctctctcactctctccctccagtctctctctctctctctctctctctctctctcactctctctctctccctctcctcatcttctctctctttctctcagtcTCTCCAGTCTCTCAGGGCAGGAAGGGCTGGTTTTCGGAAGTCCGCTGAGGAGTCCACTCCCACACCGCTCGGGGAGGGATCCTCATCAACGTGGCCAAGAAACGGACTAACATCATCCCCATCATCGAAGACGCTCGCCATCCCCACAAGTACCGCATGCTGCTGGGTAAggtgcccctctcccccccccctccgtcccaGATCCACCCTTTAcgcaagggataggagcagaatcaggccattcggcccgtccagTCCTCTCCGCCATGGCTCAGAGCCCAACCCCAACCCTCGCAAGATTTTTACCTTTTCTGATTCACGTTTTTCCCCTCTATACTTCACTGAATATTTTATGCtctatttctcgacattactgattaatggacaactggtgcaggagtagggcatttggccagcaccattcgccattcccCCCTGATCTCCTTGATCACTCCCTTCTGCAGTTTCCCCGtcctctgccttctcctcacCTCTTTCCCTCCTGAtctgttctctctctctagcCTCTCCCtccgctcctctccctccttcctctcctctcccctccgagAGGTcctgtctcctctcctccctctccttctcctcccttcctcctctcctctcctctcctcccctcctctctttccctctcctcgcattcattcctcatcctccccccctcctctaggAAACTGTCTagacctcccctctctctccctagattcccctctcttcccctccagcCATCTCTGCCGCTCCTCTCCTCTTGAGattctaccccctctcctctccttcccccctctgtctgccttcctccccatatccccctgactctctctctcctctttctgtatctttcagagccctatctggctcttctctctttgaaagaattctctccaggagtgggggcctccaccgccctctgaggcagagaattcacagactactcacaactctcactgtgagaaaaagtgtttcctcgtctccgttctaaatggccgaccccttattcttaaactgtgtgtttgtgtgtgtgtgtggcccctggttctggactcccccaacatcgggaacatgtttcctgcctctagcgtgtccaaacccttaataatctcatatatgtttcaatgagatgccctctcaaccttctaaactccacagagtgtacaagcccagccgctccattctctcagcatatgactgtcccgccatcccgggaattaacctggtgaacctacgctgggctccctcaatagcaaggatgtccttcctcaaatttggagaccaaaactgcacacaatactccaggtgtggtctcaccagggctctgtacaactgcagttttggtccccaaatttgaggaaggacattcttgctattgagggagcccagcgtaggttcaccaggttaattcccgcgatggcgggactgtcatatgctgagagaatgtggagcggctgtgtgggcttgtacactctgtggagtttagaaggatgagagggcatctcattgaaacatatatgagattattaagggtttggacacgctagaggcaggaaacatgttcccgatgttgggggagtccagaaccaggggccacacacacacacacacacacacacacatacatatacacacacacatacatatacacacacacacacacacacacacacacacacacacacacacatacatacacacacacaacacacacacacacacacactacacacacacacacatacacacacacacacacctacacacacacacacacacacacacacacacacacacacacacacacacacacacacacacacacacacacacacacacacacacacacacacacacacacacacacacacacacacacacacacatacacacacacacacatatacacacacacacatctacacacacacacacacacacatacacagacacacacacacacacacacacacacacacacacacacacacacacacactcacacacactcacacacacacacacactcacccacacacacacacccacacacactcacacacacacacacactcacacacacacacacacacacacacacacacacacccacacacacacatcacatacacagtgacacacacacacacacacacacacactgtgggacatacaattaacatacaaacccgcacgcacgtctgtctttgtggagtgtgggaggaaaccggagcgcccggagaaaacccacgcacaccCCGGGGATAGAGAACgtgcaactccgtacagacagcgccctggtcgggatggaacccgggtctctctccCATCCTCGGCAACTCTACCTGACCGCTGGCCAacctttgttaaaaaaaaacaaaaaatggcGGCACGGCCCAGTCTATGCCTGTATTTCTTCCCCtctccttttttaaattttaactgCTGGTtaaactcctctctctccctccccccccaacaccccctgttccccccccccccttcctcctcccccccaggaATGGTGGACGTGATCTTCCCCCGACGTCGCTCAGCCTGATCAGTGCAGGATTGTCGCATCAACGCTCATCATTTCCTCAAAGTCTCTCGCCATTTTGTCCATCTCCATCCTCGGTCtttggtcaatagacaacaggtgcaggagtagaggccattcggccccttccagccagcaccattcgccattcaatatgatcacggctgatcatcccacaatcagttccccgttcctgccttctccccatatcccctgactcattctcctcgctatctttaagagccctatctagctctctcttgaaagaattctctccagagaaccggcctccaccgccctctgaggcagagaattccacagactcacaactctctgggtggaaaagtgtttcctcgtctccgttctaaatggccgaccccttattcttaaactgtgtgtgtgtgtgtgtctctctcctccctctcgtgctgcgtgcgtgtgtgttcgtgtgtgtgtgtgtccccctggTTTCTAGACTCCTCCCCAAACATcctgaacatgttttctgcctctcccTCGTGTCCAAACTCTTTAATAATCTCCTCTATGTTTTTCAtctgtctctcctctcctctcctctcctctcctctcctctctctctcctcccctcctctcctctcctcgcctctccctcccctctctctctcctctcctgtcctctatctatctcctctcctctcctccctatctatatatctatctatctatctatctatctatctatctatctatctacagactcacaactctctgggtggaaaactgtttcctcgtccccttctaaatggccgaccccttattcttaaactatgtgtgtgtgtgtgcgtgtgcgtgtgcgtgtgcgtgcgtgtgcgtgtgcgtgtgtgtgtgtgtgtggcccctggttctggactcccccaacatcgggaacatgtttcctgcctctagcgtgtccaaacccttaatagtccTCTGGTTCAATAAGGcttttctcctctcatctcctctccctcctcctctcctctcctctctcctctcctctcctcccctctcctctcctctcctctcctctccctcctctcttctcctctctcctctcctctcctcctctcctcccctcccctcccctctcctctcctctcctccctctcctctcctctcctctcctctcctctcctctcctcccctctcctcccctctcctctctctctcctcccctctcctctcccctctcctcttctctcctcccctctcctcttctctcctctcctctcctcccctcccctctcctctcctctcctctcctctctcccctcccctctcctctcctctcctctcctctcctcccctctcctccttccctctcctctccctctcctctcctctccctctcctctcctctcctctcctctcctctcctctcctctctcctctcctctcctctcctctcctctcctctcctctcctctgctctcctctcctctcccctctcctctcctctcctctcctcccctctcctctcctctcctctcctcctcctctctctggatggatttaagggagagttagttcTAGAGCTCCACTAGCTCTCCTGAGTAGAGAATTCCCTCTTCTCAACTCTCCTCTCCTGGAAAAGTCattgctctcctctctctcctctcctcccgctccctctcctttcctctcctcctctcttcccctcccctctccttaactccctgtgtgtttgtgtatgtattGTGTCTCtcctgcctctggttctggactccccctcaccctctctctgtgggaaacatgttttcctgcctctagtgttgtccaaacccttaatccttATATCTTCAATaaggtctcctctcctctcctctctctctcctctctctcctctcccctccctcccctccccctcccctcccctcccctcccctcccctccctcccctctcctcctcccctctcctctccctctcccctctctcctctcctctcccctccccttcatttcactgcacatctcgtatcctCAATAaggtcctcctctcctctcctcctctctcccctcccctctcctctcctctcctctcctcccctctcctcccctcctctcctctcctcctcccctccccccctcctcccccctcctcttcccccctcctcctccctcccctcccctccccctcccccctctcccccccccctccccccccctcctcccctcccccctcccctctctcccctccctcctctcccctccttctccttcctcctctctcccctctttctcaacccctttctccctccccccctccttcctataGTCGGACCCTCCCTCCCAAGATGTCCAGGAATGGTGACCCAATTCGGCAATGCCAGGGATCGGTTGGGAAAGGTACGggattcctcccctcccctctcctcccctctcccctctcctctcctcccctctcctctcctcttctctcctctcctctcctcccctcatctttcctctcctcccctcttcactcctctcctctccctatcctctcctatcctctcctctcctctccctctctctcctcctcctctcccctctccccctcctctctctcctccctccctccctacattcactgcacatctcgtatgtttcaataaggtctcctcatctctcctcctccccctctcctctcctctgaatACATcagctctctctccaccctctctgcactctcctctctcctctcctcctcctctctctccctccctctctctcccctctcctgtcctctcctcctctatccctctctctccctctcctctcctctcctctcctctcctctcctctcccccctcccctcccctccccctcctcctcctctcatcctctcccctccccttcatttcactgcacatctcgtatgtttcaataaggtctcctctctctctcctcctctcctccggccctccctcctctcctctcctctcctctcctcgactcactcctctcctctcctcccttcctctcctctcttcctctctccgcgccctctccctctctcctactccctccctcccctcccctctctctcaccccactcctcctgctctcctcccctctctcctctctgggAACTCCTTCTGGGCTctgtctccctcctcctccccctcctggatcgcttctcctctcctctcccctctcccctccccttcatttCAAGCAAATCTCATCTCGTATGTTTCAATGCTCTCCCTCActgttcccctctcctctcctctccctctcacacatcCTCTggactcctctccttcctccccctctcccctcttctctctcctcgcctcctctctctctcctctcctctccctctctctctctcctctctctcctctctcctctcctctgctcctctctctctctcctctccctctcctctctcctctcctactcctccctctctctcctctcctctcccctccccttcatttcactgcacatctcgtatgtgtgtatACGtgccaaataaacttgacttgacttgaactgaaCCAAGCCCGTTcttacccacccctcccccctccaggcCAACTGCATCGATTCGACAGCAGCCCCAGAGGCCGTGTTTGCTGCTGAGGTGAAGAAGATGCAACAGGAAAACATGAAGCCTCAGGAGCAGCTGACGTTAGAGCCTTATGAGAGGGATCACGCAGTGGTGGTCGGCATTTACAGGTGAGGGcgcgaggggggtggaggggaggaattAAGTCTTTGCGCAAATTCGAAATTCCCGCTGAGCCCACAAAATGGCCGCCGGCCTGACTGgcaccaagttgggaaaaggcgaTCTGGGgggcctagaaacatagaaacatagacaatgtctaaactgggagaattcaatgttcatgccatccggatgcaagcagcccaggcggaatatgaggtgctgtataatgtggataaatgtgaggttaacatagaaacatagacaacaggtgcaggagtagaggccattcggcccttcgagcctgcaccattcgccattcaatatgatcatggctgatcatccaactcagtatcccgtacctgccttctctccataccccctgatccctttagccacaagggccacatctaactccctcttaaatataccctggcctcaactaccctctgcggcagagagctccagagattcaccactctctctgtgtgaaaaaagttcttctcatctcggttttaaaggatttcccccttatccttaagctgtgaccccttgtcctggacttccccaacatcgggaacaatcttcctgcat
This genomic window from Leucoraja erinacea ecotype New England unplaced genomic scaffold, Leri_hhj_1 Leri_1591S, whole genome shotgun sequence contains:
- the fbl gene encoding LOW QUALITY PROTEIN: rRNA 2'-O-methyltransferase fibrillarin (The sequence of the model RefSeq protein was modified relative to this genomic sequence to represent the inferred CDS: inserted 1 base in 1 codon; deleted 2 bases in 2 codons), giving the protein EDEQKIEYRAWNPFRSKLAAAILGGIDQIHIKPNAKVLYLGAASGTTVSHVSDIRGAGQEGLVFGSPLRSPLPHRSGRDLINVAKKRTNIIPIIEDARHPHKYRMLLGMVDVIFPDVAQPDQCRIVAXNAHHFLKVSRHFPVLTHPSPLQANCIDSTAAPEAVFAAEVKKMQQENMKPQEQLTLEPYERDHAVVVGIYRPPMKQKKV